A region from the Lentimonas sp. CC4 genome encodes:
- the dapB gene encoding 4-hydroxy-tetrahydrodipicolinate reductase, with translation MALNILLNGSRGRMGLAISEVAESNNAVIASACDAGDDPSANVANCDAIIDFSFHEITPGIAELAVANNIPLVIGTTGHTPEEKAAILATVEGKIPVVWAGNYSVGVNTLNYLTRKAAAILGEQYEPEVLEMHHHHKKDAPSGTAERLIEILKESYELNDEQVVHGREGLVGARPRKEIGVHAIRGGDIVGEHTVYFCGEGERIELTHRATDRKIFAQGSVRAAHWAVGKAPGVYNMEDVLGLVD, from the coding sequence ATGGCTCTTAACATTCTACTCAACGGCTCACGCGGACGCATGGGTCTCGCCATCTCCGAAGTCGCCGAATCTAATAACGCAGTCATCGCTTCCGCATGTGACGCAGGCGACGATCCTAGCGCAAACGTCGCCAACTGCGATGCGATCATCGACTTTAGTTTTCACGAAATCACTCCTGGCATCGCGGAGTTGGCAGTCGCCAACAACATTCCTCTAGTCATCGGCACGACTGGTCACACCCCAGAAGAAAAAGCGGCGATTCTCGCCACCGTCGAAGGTAAGATCCCCGTCGTCTGGGCAGGCAACTACTCAGTCGGCGTTAATACACTGAACTATTTGACCCGCAAGGCTGCTGCCATTCTGGGTGAACAATACGAGCCGGAAGTGCTGGAAATGCACCACCACCACAAAAAAGACGCCCCCAGCGGCACTGCTGAGCGCCTAATCGAGATTCTTAAGGAGTCCTACGAGCTCAACGACGAACAAGTCGTGCATGGTCGCGAAGGCCTCGTCGGTGCACGCCCACGTAAAGAAATCGGTGTGCATGCAATCCGAGGCGGCGACATCGTTGGTGAACACACCGTCTATTTCTGCGGCGAAGGCGAACGCATCGAACTCACCCACCGCGCGACTGACCGCAAGATCTTTGCCCAGGGCTCCGTCCGCGCTGCACATTGGGCAGTCGGCAAAGCTCCAGGTGTCTATAACATGGAAGACGTGCTCGGTCTCGTTGACTAG
- the dapA gene encoding 4-hydroxy-tetrahydrodipicolinate synthase, translating to MKTNQFSGVFTALATPLRQGAVSFEDLEALVAHQLEGNIDGLVSVGTTGESPTLNHKEHIEVVRATVAAAGGKVPVIAGTGSNSTDEAIDLTQQAEAAGADGFLIVAPYYNKPSQEGLFLHFSKIAEATEKPIVLYSIPSRCGIEISVDVTARLYEKYPHVCCMKAAEGSCEKVTEYVRALGPDYSVMSGDDGLILPFMSAGATGVISVASNLVVSPLVQMVQAANNNDYATARETYHKYYPFFKAIFLEPNPVPIKYALKQAGIIQSDEVRLPLAGLTDGTRQVLDTLFADLGLV from the coding sequence ATGAAGACAAATCAATTCTCAGGCGTTTTTACAGCCTTGGCCACACCACTGCGCCAAGGTGCCGTCTCTTTCGAAGATCTCGAAGCGCTCGTCGCCCATCAACTTGAAGGCAACATCGACGGGCTCGTATCCGTGGGCACCACCGGCGAGTCTCCGACACTCAACCATAAGGAGCACATCGAAGTGGTTCGCGCAACGGTCGCAGCCGCTGGCGGTAAAGTGCCCGTAATCGCAGGCACTGGCTCGAATTCAACCGACGAAGCCATCGATCTGACGCAACAAGCTGAAGCCGCTGGTGCAGACGGCTTTCTGATCGTCGCGCCCTACTACAACAAGCCTAGCCAAGAAGGACTGTTTCTACATTTCAGCAAGATCGCTGAGGCCACAGAGAAGCCCATCGTGCTTTACTCGATCCCATCCCGCTGTGGCATTGAGATCTCAGTCGATGTCACCGCCCGCCTCTATGAGAAGTATCCGCACGTCTGCTGCATGAAGGCTGCCGAAGGTTCTTGCGAGAAGGTCACCGAATACGTGCGCGCGCTCGGCCCGGACTACTCCGTAATGAGTGGTGACGATGGCTTGATCCTTCCCTTCATGTCCGCCGGTGCAACTGGTGTCATCAGCGTCGCGTCAAACCTCGTCGTATCTCCCCTCGTGCAGATGGTGCAGGCCGCGAACAACAACGACTACGCGACCGCCCGCGAAACTTACCACAAGTATTATCCTTTCTTTAAGGCCATCTTCCTCGAACCGAACCCAGTGCCAATCAAGTATGCACTCAAGCAAGCAGGCATCATCCAATCCGATGAAGTCCGACTCCCGCTTGCCGGTCTCACCGATGGCACACGCCAAGTGCTCGACACACTATTCGCAGACCTCGGTCTCGTCTAA
- a CDS encoding PilT/PilU family type 4a pilus ATPase, producing the protein MSVLETIHGLLSLAVENGASDVHIKSNKPAFLRLSGRLELVEMDPIAPDEVREFIEQTVPAEFYDIWVKNRQVDYSYNSPNVGRFRVNGFLQRGLPSIVMRHVSDHPPTFGALNLDGTTLAQLCSAKNGIVLLCGATGSGKSSTLAAMLNHINHSYDRHIVTLEDPIEYTYTDVKSIINQREIGIDCPSFAQGMRSVLRQDPDVILIGEMRDRDTFETALQASETGHLVFATLHASNAQQAVQRLFEFFPEERRVSLQRQLSGVLLATITQKLLPALEGGGRMPVSEAFVLDALARKTIQDGQFEKIEAVIEASEDNGSKTFNQDLFRLVKGGLISKDDAINNSPNPRQLEMNLKGIFLSSGGIVE; encoded by the coding sequence ATGTCGGTTCTTGAAACAATTCACGGTCTTCTCTCGCTCGCTGTCGAAAATGGAGCCAGTGATGTTCACATTAAATCCAATAAGCCTGCCTTTTTAAGGCTCAGCGGTCGACTTGAGCTGGTTGAGATGGATCCGATCGCGCCAGATGAGGTTCGCGAGTTTATTGAACAAACTGTGCCAGCGGAGTTTTATGATATTTGGGTGAAGAACCGTCAGGTAGACTATTCGTATAATTCCCCCAATGTCGGACGTTTTCGTGTGAACGGATTTTTGCAACGTGGTCTGCCTAGTATTGTGATGCGACACGTGAGTGATCATCCGCCAACATTTGGGGCCTTGAACCTCGATGGCACCACTTTGGCTCAATTATGTTCAGCGAAGAATGGCATTGTGCTACTGTGCGGGGCGACTGGTTCTGGTAAGAGCTCCACGTTGGCCGCTATGCTGAATCACATTAATCACAGCTATGATAGGCATATTGTGACCTTGGAAGATCCGATTGAGTATACTTATACGGATGTTAAATCGATCATTAATCAGCGTGAGATCGGTATCGATTGCCCTAGCTTCGCCCAAGGCATGCGCTCAGTGCTGCGTCAGGATCCTGATGTCATTCTTATCGGCGAAATGCGTGACCGCGATACATTTGAGACAGCCCTGCAAGCTTCGGAGACGGGGCACTTGGTTTTTGCCACATTGCACGCATCGAATGCGCAGCAAGCTGTTCAGCGACTCTTTGAGTTTTTTCCAGAAGAACGTAGGGTGTCTCTGCAACGGCAACTTTCGGGTGTATTGCTCGCGACGATTACCCAGAAGCTGTTGCCAGCATTGGAGGGAGGCGGGCGTATGCCAGTGTCGGAAGCCTTTGTGCTTGATGCATTGGCTCGTAAGACGATTCAAGATGGACAGTTTGAGAAGATCGAGGCTGTCATTGAAGCGTCGGAGGATAATGGGTCGAAGACATTTAACCAGGATCTATTCCGCCTCGTCAAAGGCGGGCTGATCTCAAAAGATGATGCAATCAACAACTCGCCGAACCCGCGCCAATTGGAGATGAATCTGAAGGGGATCTTCCTCAGTAGCGGTGGAATCGTGGAATAA
- a CDS encoding glycosyltransferase, whose amino-acid sequence MHCLIIGKVWPEPSSTAAGRRTQDIIHALQSADYRVSFACAAHPSTHCLDLTRIGVESHAVQPNDANFDTWIAALDPDVVIFDRFMIEEQFGWRVETACPQALRVLDTSDLHCLRDARQTQLKKGGELDLYNEIALREIAAIHRSDFTLMISEYEMSVLRDTFAIPMEQIVYWPFMLERRDATFAGFDERQHFIMIGSFMHPPNVDAVRWCRQAIWPLIRNELPQAELHCYGSYGDKFKGELHAPKQGFYFKGRADDALATMVNYRVNLAPLRYGAGLKGKVFDGFQSGTPSVTTPIGAEGIAGAMDWGCAVSADPQVFADAAVKVYTDAVQWSQVQECGQRIARGRFSSVEWMSQLSRAIEQGITYLTERRKQQFTGRMLRHHHHRSTEFMSRWIEAKNR is encoded by the coding sequence GTGCATTGTCTTATTATCGGTAAAGTGTGGCCCGAGCCTAGCTCGACGGCGGCCGGGCGACGCACGCAAGATATTATTCATGCGTTACAGTCTGCGGATTATCGTGTAAGTTTCGCCTGTGCGGCGCACCCGTCGACGCATTGTTTAGATCTGACGAGGATCGGAGTCGAGTCGCACGCAGTGCAGCCGAACGATGCGAATTTTGATACGTGGATTGCCGCGCTTGATCCTGATGTGGTGATTTTTGACCGTTTCATGATCGAGGAGCAGTTTGGTTGGCGTGTGGAGACTGCTTGTCCTCAGGCGCTGCGTGTGCTCGATACCAGTGATTTACATTGCTTGCGTGATGCACGCCAGACGCAGCTAAAGAAGGGCGGGGAGCTCGATTTGTATAACGAGATTGCGCTGCGAGAAATTGCGGCGATTCATCGCTCAGACTTTACGTTGATGATTTCTGAATATGAGATGTCTGTGTTGCGCGATACCTTTGCTATTCCCATGGAGCAAATTGTGTATTGGCCGTTTATGTTGGAGCGACGCGACGCGACGTTTGCTGGATTCGATGAACGACAGCATTTTATTATGATTGGCAGTTTTATGCATCCGCCGAATGTGGATGCCGTGCGTTGGTGTCGGCAGGCTATTTGGCCTTTGATTCGCAACGAGTTACCACAGGCCGAGCTGCATTGTTACGGCTCGTATGGTGATAAATTTAAAGGTGAGTTACACGCACCGAAGCAGGGTTTTTATTTTAAAGGGCGTGCGGATGATGCCTTGGCAACGATGGTGAACTATCGGGTGAACTTGGCGCCGCTCCGCTACGGTGCCGGCTTAAAGGGGAAGGTGTTTGATGGTTTTCAATCAGGCACGCCGAGTGTGACGACACCAATAGGTGCTGAGGGCATCGCAGGGGCGATGGATTGGGGCTGTGCGGTTTCGGCGGACCCGCAAGTGTTTGCCGACGCAGCAGTTAAGGTTTATACCGATGCGGTGCAGTGGTCGCAGGTGCAGGAATGTGGTCAGCGAATTGCTCGGGGGCGCTTTAGTTCAGTGGAGTGGATGTCGCAGCTTTCGCGGGCAATAGAGCAGGGAATCACTTATCTGACAGAGCGCCGGAAGCAGCAATTCACTGGTCGCATGTTACGGCATCATCATCACCGCAGCACCGAGTTTATGAGTCGCTGGATTGAGGCGAAGAACCGGTAG
- a CDS encoding ACP phosphodiesterase, protein MNWVAHVFLSEPCVHFQLGNLIADFVKGKTWSGIHPSTEAGLRMHRKIDAFTDSHEVFHRSRQRLRAKGFLRAVAIDLSYDHMLIKNWARYNNTTTAREFLNDFYQRAEQVLDQYPDEINYFVSSIIAADTLGRYAKVNGIQRGMRKVDLRLSERVLRRECATDYFDDVIREYANIEIDFLEFFPSLQQHVAQHR, encoded by the coding sequence ATGAATTGGGTCGCGCACGTCTTTCTCTCAGAACCATGCGTTCACTTTCAACTCGGCAACTTGATCGCTGATTTCGTAAAGGGCAAAACGTGGTCAGGCATTCATCCGTCGACTGAGGCTGGACTTCGGATGCACCGAAAAATTGATGCATTTACCGACAGCCACGAGGTCTTCCACAGAAGTCGACAGCGACTCCGCGCTAAAGGCTTCTTACGTGCGGTTGCGATCGACCTGAGCTACGATCATATGCTCATTAAAAACTGGGCACGTTATAACAACACGACTACCGCGAGGGAATTCCTCAACGACTTTTACCAACGTGCCGAGCAAGTGCTCGATCAATACCCCGACGAGATCAACTATTTCGTAAGCAGTATCATCGCCGCAGATACACTCGGTCGCTATGCAAAAGTCAACGGCATCCAACGCGGCATGCGTAAAGTCGACTTACGATTATCCGAACGCGTATTGCGCAGAGAGTGTGCCACCGATTACTTTGACGATGTCATTCGAGAATACGCCAATATCGAGATCGATTTTCTAGAGTTTTTCCCGTCACTACAGCAGCACGTCGCTCAGCACAGATAA